A stretch of DNA from Myotis daubentonii chromosome 12, mMyoDau2.1, whole genome shotgun sequence:
agtcaaaaagtttgcccacccctgggctatgGCCACTGCTTAGATGGCCCAAcagagaccccccacccccccccaccaccagacTCCACGCGTAACAAGGCAGGAGTAACACAAAGATGGATGTAAAAGTTTGCAGAGGCTTGGCTAAAAGCTCGGGTAATGACACTTTATTTCCATTTGTCTAAGTtgggaaaagaatgaaaaacctGCCCAACCCGCCAACCCAAGATGCCCCTCCCCAGGTTACATGCATCAGCCTGCCTCCGAGCACTGTGCTCTTGACCCTGCCATTTTCTCCCCAGTCACTCCGTCTCATCCTCGACGCTTGCTTCAAATATATCTATCCCACGACGTTAGCTGGATTGTTCCGGCACCAAACATCTCTGCCCCTTGCCACATCTCTGGGATGCCCTGAGGTTGCCTAGGAACCCACCTGAGGCCCAGGGATGCGGTCCTGGGAACACCTTGCCTGTCGGGAGTGACGGGCCTGTGAGtgctgtgggtgtgagcaggtGGTTCTCATGAGCCCGGTTTCACAGGAGAGTGAGTGTGGGAGGCCTTAGGCATTCTGTTTGCATGCAGCGATGTGTCTGTGGTCAGATTTCGCCCATTCCAGCGCGCTACCAGGGCTAGGTATCATCCTTCCTTCCACCCCTTACTCGctccctcgccctcctcctcctaaCTCCTCTTGTTTCCTCCTGTTGGCTTACAGGTGACCAGAGCTTGTCTGCACTCTCATTTGGCCACGTCTCACCCGTCGTAGTTGGAATTCGATATCACCATGGATGTTGGGGATGACTTGCGGGGAACATGGGCCTAAGAGACGGGCATCTTCTTTAAAGGTAGCACTGAGGGGCCACACAACTTCTCCCTTGTTTACTTCCTAGGTGCCTTTCCTTCCATCGAAGACATCCCCGAGAACGTGGTTCATGACCATGAAAAGAACGGCCTCCCTCGCCTCTCTGCCTTCAGCGATGCAGAAATTCAGAAGCGGTAGGAGCAGGTTCCTGCAGGGAGGGGCTTTTCCTTACGTCCCAGGCTGGGCTCTGTGCTTGCCCTGTGTCCCACACTGCGCCAAGGACTCCAGTGGGCTGTTGGTTAGCGTGGGGCAGAGGCAGCTTCGCCCATGCCCAGAGTTCAGTGCATTTAAACTCGGAAATCTTGATGGGAATTTCAGAATGGCTCTCCACCCTCACCTTCATGCAGTCCatgggaatgaaggaaggtcaTTTTCCCAATAGAAGTGAGGGGTCATTTTTGCTCTGTGTTGGTTGTGTTTAGTTTTATGGCCTCCATACTGGATATGATTGTTTCTTCATAAGAAAGGGATTTAGGTTGCAGGGAAACCCCACCTAGTTTTCCTTTTCCCCCAAGGCCCCGAGCCTGCTTCCCCGCCACTGCCCTGGGAGTGGTGGTGTGGACTGGACCTAGCACAGCCAGCAGACAGACCCACCATCACAGCAGGGAGGGTACTGGCGCTAAAACTTAGCTATAGATTGAAAAGTTCTCTTTACTAGCTATGAAATGACCCCGCCAGAGCCAAGTTCAACAGGAATAAGAATGTCAGGACCCACCTGAACCTGGCCCTGCCTCGCTCTCAGCACCTTCTCTTCCTTCCAGCCCTGGTTCCGGAGGCTTTCCAACGTGTCCAAACCCTTCAGAACACAGCTGTTCAGTGCCAGAGCCGAGCTGGGTCAGGGCTGCCCTGTTACCATCCTGGGCTTTTGTCAGGAAATGGTTAGGGCCTGCAAAGCACTGAGCAGTTTCTGGCACGGAGTAAGCCgctgcagtggcagcagtggcCTCGCTGTCGTCATGGTCGCCTTGGGGCCACCACTGCCACTCCCGCAGGTCTCCCGGGCCAGCTCTCCTCCCGCTGGGGCCTGAGCCTCACTCCATCTTCTACCACCACTGCTCTTATTTTTCCTGCCCCTGGCAATTTTGAATTGAGCCTTTTAAGATATAAAGTAACTTTCCTGGCCTCCGTTGTTCCTAACTCACTCAAAGTTTCTGTCCTTAGGATTTTCTGCCCAGGAACAAAACTTTtaaatgtccttttaaaattttgaaactcTCAAGTAAAACAAAACATAGGTTAAGTAGATGTTTTCACAGTGGCCCCCGAGGGTGAGTGCTGAGGCCCTGGACAGTTAGTCTCGGagcttccatttcctcacctataaaatgggtgCTAGCGAGCAGGTTTGCCCTCAGTGGTGTTGAGTGGATTAAGCGAGATGTGTGTGATGCGCTCATCTCAGAGCTCACCCGGGGGAGGGTTCAGGACATGGCGGCTGCAGCTGCTCCAGCTGTTTCTACACTCTTCCCACTCTCACAGCCGTCACCACCAGTAGCATCGGCTTCACCTCTTGTTTATCTACATTTTTCCCTTAGCTTGAAAACCTACTTCAAGTTTTTTATTGTAAGAGATCCCTTTGAAAGACTGATATCTGCTTTTAAGGACAAGTTCGTCCACAATCCCCGCTTTGAACCCTGGTACAGGCACGAGATTGCCCCCGGCATCATCAGGAAGTACAGGCGGAACCGGACGGAGACCCGGGGCATCCAGTTTGAGGATTTTGTGCGCTACCTGGGCGACCCAAACCACAGATGGCTGGACCTCCAGTTTGGGGACCACATCATTCACTGGGTGACGTACGTCGAGCTGTGCGCGCCCTGTGAGATATCGTACAGTGTGATTGGTCACCACGAGACCCTGGAGGACGACGCCCCATACATCTTAAAAGAGGCGGGCATAGACCACCTGGTGTCATACCCCACCATCCCTCCGGGCATCACCGTGTACAACAGAACCAAGGTGGAGCACTACTTCCTGGGCGTCAGCAAGCGGGACATCCGGCGCCTGTATGCCCGTTTTGAAGGGGACTTTAAGCTCTTTGGGTATCAGAAGCCAGATTTTTTGCTAAACTAACGCGTAGATCTGTGAACTCAGATACCTCTGTTAGACCAGAGGCTAAGCAAGTGGAGATCTGAGCACAGAACGGACACTTCCTCCATCCCACCCCTCAAGACTCCTGCGGGCACCCACGGGCCATGTGCACCTCGGCCGGTGAAGCTGCACCCAACGGTTCTGGCTTAGTGTGGACATCAGGTGCATTGAGGGCCTTCGCCCCCACGCCTACCAATGCCATGAGGCCTTTGGTCCCCAGGAGGGTAAAAAGACTAAACATTTGCAGTCTGACAGACCAGGAGGAGCAGTTACACGGCATGGGCGTCATTTCCCTCGGCTGTCAAGGAGGGGAAGGGCCTGCCTGTCACCGGGGGGCGGCAGGAAGGGCACCTCGCGCTTTCAGGAGACCTGAGGAGCTGATGGTGTGCAGAACTGGCAGGAGCTAATGCAAGACCAAGTCTGCATAATAAAATGACAGCGCTGGCTCTCAACTTGGCACTGCTGTAATCACAGAGGTAAACCATTCTTTCCATGACTGTCTCCTTCCTGTGGGATTCGGGGTGACCCTAGGACACTTTTTGGCAGTCCGTCCTTTCAGAATACATGCCTGAGCACCCCTAGTCCATATTTCCGATCCTCTGTCTGCCAGGTGGTTTTCTCATTGAGCCCAAGAGCTACGTATTCAGAAAAAGGGGAGTGGAGTGTTCTTCCCACCTGAGAAGCGAACGTCTTTGGGAAAAGGAAGAGCTGGTGGGTTCTGGAGCTCAGGCTGCTGTGGATGTGGGCGTGCCCATCCTGCTGGTTGTCCCTCTCTTGTCTTTGTTCCACCTGGATGGGCAGCGGGGCTTCCCTTTCCATCTCCCCAGGCCCTCCCTGGGGCTGAAGGCCAGCAGGGCAGCGTGGCAGTCCGTGCAGTTTACATGGTCCAGTTTCATCTCAGCCAATTGCTCCCCTGGACCTGTTTTGTTAGTGCCGTCATCCCGGGCTGTAAGTTGGACAATGAGGTTCACCAGCAATAAAATCCTGGGCTGAGGCAGCCTCCAGGAATGCATCTCCCAGGCACCGAGGAGCGAGCTGTGGCCACCATGCCAGGTGCCTGCTGACACCGAGGACTGTTTCCCTGTGAGAAGTCCCACgtgccatgagcccagcttttcTCCAGGCagcttcccccttccctttctcaaagGGGTCGCCTGAGTCTGTGAATgtgaaagtaataaataaaaactgtccAAACGCGACACGTGCTGCACTTTGAGGGGGCTCTCTGTGGCCCCACACGGTCCCTGCGGCCTGGCCCCAGCGAGGGGCCTGCAAGACTGCTCTAGTGGCTGCTGGTGGCAGGACCACAGAAGGAGAGGCCCAAGTGTGACAGGCCCTAGTGCTGACCAAGGGGCGTCAGTGTGGTGGCCTGTCATCAGCTGACAAGCAGGGGATGTCACATGAGCTTTTTCTGTAAAGTCTTGTGAAAATCATTTCACACCTGATCAGCCAATTGATTACCTCTTTCCTATTTGCAGTGTAACAGTGTGAAAAATACATTTGAGTCTAAGGCCTTAAAGTtacaactaatttttaaaaaacacctttcTTGTCAGAAATAAAGGTCAGAAAGCTGCGTCCCCATGTGTCCCCAATCCTCTGGCTTTTAGATTTAGGTCACTTTTCTTTGGCATTTCAGTCATTTTCCTAACAGATTTTGCCCAACAGATAGGGTTGGCCACCAGAACATCTGGACATTTCACAGGATGTCCCAAACGTCCATTCTTCACCACCACCCCTGTGCGCTGTAGCTCCTGACTCCACACAGCGCCCCACTGCAGTCACCTCCACCAGAGTCATTCGCTTCCTTCCCTCTCCAAAGCCCACttcctcttccccgcccccccctcgcctcccccccccccccccccggacctCAGGACCTCAGGAGGAGGTGTCCGTTCTCCTGTCACCCAGACCCTTTCCCCCTCACTGCTGCCCAGAGGGAGCTTTGAGGATGCAGCCTGGAGCCAACACTCAACACTGCTGGTCCTTCCTGGAAACGAACACCGCCTGTGCTGGGTCCTCCCTCACCTGGCAGGTGTCGCCTGGGCAGCTGTCTCAGCCTGTGCCCATGCTGCTCCAGGAGCCCTGTGTCCTCAGCCCTGGGCCTTTGCAGCTGACCCTGGACCTGCCAAGGGGTAGGCTGGAGGGTCCTGACAGGGAGGGGCACTAaggtgggtgtggggctggggtgcCCCCAAGGCGCAGTGCTCACAGCTCATTGCCTTCCCAGGTAAGGGGATGGGCAGCAACAGCAGGAGCCGGTGGCTGGTGGGAAATGTCAGGGTGAGAAcccagtggatggagtgtcatcctgtacaccaaaaggttgcagctTTGATTTCTGGtcggggcgcatgtgggaggcggctgatcgatgtttctctcatcctcATTTTAGGCTTTCTTTGTGTCCAATGGCCTGAAGTCTCAGagtgtaataataaaaattttactcAATATTTGTGTACATTGTGCTCCAGTCTCATAGCAAGACTGAGGGAGAAAATCTAGGTGCTGCCTTTATTGCGTTTCATTCAGGCCCCTGGGGCAATGACCACAGGGACG
This window harbors:
- the CHST10 gene encoding carbohydrate sulfotransferase 10 isoform X1, whose product is MPSMASALFEGLALGRTPLAHLLLGPGGRWQEHSACFPGRITEWLMFDNMHHQWLLLAACFWVIFMFMVASKFITLTFKDPDAYSAKQEFLFLTAVPDSGKLQGEQQFPEELKPTGKMLADGQLAQPLVYMERLELIRNVCRDAALQNLSHTAVSKFVLDRIFVCDKHKILFCQTPKVGNTQWKKVLIVLNGAFPSIEDIPENVVHDHEKNGLPRLSAFSDAEIQKRLKTYFKFFIVRDPFERLISAFKDKFVHNPRFEPWYRHEIAPGIIRKYRRNRTETRGIQFEDFVRYLGDPNHRWLDLQFGDHIIHWVTYVELCAPCEISYSVIGHHETLEDDAPYILKEAGIDHLVSYPTIPPGITVYNRTKVEHYFLGVSKRDIRRLYARFEGDFKLFGYQKPDFLLN
- the CHST10 gene encoding carbohydrate sulfotransferase 10 isoform X2, which translates into the protein MRNTHPAVSALALAGKITEWLMFDNMHHQWLLLAACFWVIFMFMVASKFITLTFKDPDAYSAKQEFLFLTAVPDSGKLQGEQQFPEELKPTGKMLADGQLAQPLVYMERLELIRNVCRDAALQNLSHTAVSKFVLDRIFVCDKHKILFCQTPKVGNTQWKKVLIVLNGAFPSIEDIPENVVHDHEKNGLPRLSAFSDAEIQKRLKTYFKFFIVRDPFERLISAFKDKFVHNPRFEPWYRHEIAPGIIRKYRRNRTETRGIQFEDFVRYLGDPNHRWLDLQFGDHIIHWVTYVELCAPCEISYSVIGHHETLEDDAPYILKEAGIDHLVSYPTIPPGITVYNRTKVEHYFLGVSKRDIRRLYARFEGDFKLFGYQKPDFLLN
- the CHST10 gene encoding carbohydrate sulfotransferase 10 isoform X4, whose protein sequence is MFDNMHHQWLLLAACFWVIFMFMVASKFITLTFKDPDAYSAKQEFLFLTAVPDSGKLQGEQQFPEELKPTGKMLADGQLAQPLVYMERLELIRNVCRDAALQNLSHTAVSKFVLDRIFVCDKHKILFCQTPKVGNTQWKKVLIVLNGAFPSIEDIPENVVHDHEKNGLPRLSAFSDAEIQKRLKTYFKFFIVRDPFERLISAFKDKFVHNPRFEPWYRHEIAPGIIRKYRRNRTETRGIQFEDFVRYLGDPNHRWLDLQFGDHIIHWVTYVELCAPCEISYSVIGHHETLEDDAPYILKEAGIDHLVSYPTIPPGITVYNRTKVEHYFLGVSKRDIRRLYARFEGDFKLFGYQKPDFLLN
- the CHST10 gene encoding carbohydrate sulfotransferase 10 isoform X5 produces the protein MAERFLLESEKEAVEMGYCCRGVAYSAKQEFLFLTAVPDSGKLQGEQQFPEELKPTGKMLADGQLAQPLVYMERLELIRNVCRDAALQNLSHTAVSKFVLDRIFVCDKHKILFCQTPKVGNTQWKKVLIVLNGAFPSIEDIPENVVHDHEKNGLPRLSAFSDAEIQKRLKTYFKFFIVRDPFERLISAFKDKFVHNPRFEPWYRHEIAPGIIRKYRRNRTETRGIQFEDFVRYLGDPNHRWLDLQFGDHIIHWVTYVELCAPCEISYSVIGHHETLEDDAPYILKEAGIDHLVSYPTIPPGITVYNRTKVEHYFLGVSKRDIRRLYARFEGDFKLFGYQKPDFLLN